In Syntrophales bacterium, one DNA window encodes the following:
- a CDS encoding ATP-dependent 6-phosphofructokinase, with protein sequence MKIAVLTGGGDCPGLNGAIKWVTKTALDPQLEEKRSVKFEVVGIMNGWKGLVEVDPDNPESCARHLKHLDEEVVRTWDRFGGTNLGASRTNPFNPKNDRSEKLLENVRKLGIDVIVAIGGEDTLGVAHILHKRGIKTVGIPKTIDNDLSATDYSLGFDTAVNVIMEEIDRLRTTAGSHGRIFVVETMGRHAGWLALHGGECSGAYMILIPEYPFDMNRICQLLREREGREIQYSILVVAEGAKPADMEEFYKDEKFDDFGHRSLGGIARYVSEEIEKKTGLESRYVILSHLQRGGTPSAYDRLMARRFGVAAIDMVLHEDFGRMVSLLHGEITSVSLKEVIDELKLVDIDKYYDVKRYNGRRAIL encoded by the coding sequence ATGAAAATAGCAGTACTGACAGGTGGAGGAGACTGTCCCGGTTTGAACGGGGCGATCAAATGGGTTACAAAAACAGCCCTCGATCCCCAACTTGAAGAGAAACGTTCTGTAAAGTTTGAAGTTGTCGGTATAATGAATGGTTGGAAGGGGTTAGTAGAGGTTGACCCCGATAATCCGGAAAGCTGTGCCCGTCACCTGAAACATTTAGACGAAGAGGTCGTCAGGACATGGGACCGCTTTGGCGGAACAAACCTTGGAGCATCGCGAACAAATCCCTTCAACCCGAAAAACGACCGGTCAGAAAAACTGCTCGAAAATGTCAGGAAGCTCGGGATTGATGTCATCGTGGCGATTGGGGGCGAGGATACCCTGGGGGTTGCCCATATTTTACACAAACGAGGGATTAAAACGGTTGGAATTCCTAAAACTATCGACAATGACCTGTCGGCGACAGATTATTCTCTCGGTTTTGATACGGCTGTGAACGTTATCATGGAGGAAATTGACAGGCTGCGTACCACGGCAGGTTCCCATGGACGGATTTTTGTTGTGGAGACGATGGGGCGGCATGCCGGCTGGCTTGCCCTTCATGGAGGTGAATGCAGCGGCGCATACATGATTTTGATTCCCGAATATCCTTTCGACATGAATCGTATATGCCAACTTCTCCGGGAGCGTGAAGGACGGGAGATACAGTACAGTATTCTTGTTGTCGCTGAAGGGGCAAAACCGGCGGACATGGAAGAATTTTATAAAGATGAAAAATTTGATGACTTTGGACACCGTTCCCTTGGTGGAATTGCCAGATATGTATCGGAGGAGATAGAAAAAAAGACAGGACTTGAATCACGTTATGTGATTCTGAGCCACCTGCAGAGGGGTGGCACTCCATCAGCCTATGATCGCCTGATGGCGAGACGGTTTGGGGTCGCCGCTATTGACATGGTTTTACATGAGGATTTTGGCCGTATGGTGAGCCTCCTCCATGGAGAGATCACCTCTGTTTCACTCAAGGAGGTTATCGACGAATTAAAACTTGTTGATATCGACAAATATTACGACGTCAAAAGATACAACGGGCGGAGAGCTATATTGTAG
- the amrS gene encoding AmmeMemoRadiSam system radical SAM enzyme yields the protein MYFTRRELIKTGIVCTLSLSSTDVFARWVLPSEKNEKKITRNDAPDKLWKWSKEVYFKVERGENVQCLTCPNQCFLEPNARSKCQSHVNKDGKLYTLVYGNPCAVHIDPIEKKPLYHFFPSSRTFSIATTGCSFRCLNCQNWEISQVKPEDVRFVEMFPDAVVENARKNDCGSIAYTYSEATTFYEYMLDTSRLAREAGIKNVWVSNGYINKPPLLELCRTLDGANIDIKNFSEEIYSRLNAGRLKPVLRTVTILKERGVWFEITALIVPTYSDNMEMIKRMCEWILENLGPDYPLHFSRFFPRYKLTHLPPTSIPFLENARETAMKMGIHYVYVGNIPQADSNHTYCPSCKKRIIERLGYQIEENRIVDGRCAFCRQTIAGVWE from the coding sequence ATGTATTTTACGCGAAGAGAGCTGATTAAAACAGGTATTGTCTGTACGCTGTCCTTATCTTCAACGGATGTCTTTGCGCGGTGGGTTTTGCCCTCCGAAAAGAATGAGAAGAAAATCACTCGAAACGATGCCCCGGATAAACTCTGGAAGTGGTCGAAAGAGGTGTACTTCAAAGTGGAAAGGGGCGAAAACGTTCAGTGTCTCACCTGCCCGAATCAATGTTTCCTGGAGCCGAATGCCCGGAGCAAGTGCCAATCCCACGTCAACAAGGATGGAAAGCTATACACGCTGGTTTATGGCAATCCCTGCGCGGTACATATTGATCCTATTGAAAAAAAACCTCTGTATCATTTTTTCCCTTCGTCAAGGACGTTTTCCATAGCCACAACAGGATGCAGCTTTCGATGCCTTAACTGCCAAAACTGGGAGATATCTCAGGTTAAGCCTGAGGATGTCAGATTTGTGGAAATGTTTCCTGACGCTGTTGTGGAAAATGCCCGAAAGAATGATTGCGGGAGTATCGCCTATACATATTCTGAGGCAACGACTTTTTATGAATACATGCTGGATACATCCAGGCTGGCACGTGAAGCGGGCATCAAAAATGTCTGGGTTTCAAATGGTTATATCAACAAGCCCCCGCTCCTGGAGCTTTGCAGGACACTGGATGGTGCAAATATTGATATCAAGAATTTTTCCGAGGAGATCTATTCACGCCTGAATGCCGGCCGGTTGAAACCGGTTTTGAGGACTGTCACGATACTGAAGGAAAGAGGTGTCTGGTTTGAAATAACTGCCCTGATCGTACCGACATATTCAGATAACATGGAGATGATAAAGCGGATGTGCGAATGGATACTGGAAAATCTTGGTCCCGACTATCCTCTCCATTTTTCACGTTTCTTCCCTCGGTACAAGCTGACACATCTTCCTCCTACTTCCATACCGTTTCTGGAAAACGCGAGGGAAACGGCCATGAAAATGGGGATTCACTATGTTTATGTGGGGAATATACCTCAGGCGGACTCGAATCATACATACTGCCCCTCCTGCAAAAAGAGGATTATAGAACGTCTCGGATATCAGATTGAGGAAAACAGGATCGTAGATGGCAGATGTGCCTTTTGCCGGCAGACGATTGCAGGTGTCTGGGAATAG